One part of the Halopenitus persicus genome encodes these proteins:
- a CDS encoding DUF7310 family coiled-coil domain-containing protein, whose protein sequence is MSEHGPATGDRHATASTGQDQERAIEADGSVVNGDGGFGGMCKPDETHESDGVNEVDRIHEGNEDTLAERVDAIERAITGDVAATDLSDRAAMDARITELEATIESMDRRLEELDAATQAVRGYVGGVRAVNREVERRADLALAKASRLERDRPATGRSADHDRDPPNDAGSDEPIAEVTEDDAPWRADDGAGTVDGRNDHTGTVDGMDGPTTGPGNRSAARRADGGALRTDRPPAAAAAVPNADEIGRIPDAATDHAGSASDRPDAGVLAKLRDVL, encoded by the coding sequence ATGTCCGAACACGGTCCGGCGACGGGTGACCGTCACGCCACCGCAAGCACCGGGCAGGATCAGGAACGGGCGATCGAAGCCGACGGGAGCGTCGTTAACGGAGACGGCGGCTTCGGCGGGATGTGTAAGCCCGACGAGACGCACGAGAGCGATGGGGTGAACGAAGTCGACCGGATTCACGAGGGAAACGAGGATACCCTGGCGGAGCGCGTGGACGCGATCGAGCGCGCCATCACCGGTGACGTCGCGGCGACCGATCTCTCCGATCGAGCCGCGATGGATGCTCGGATCACGGAGCTCGAGGCGACGATCGAGTCGATGGATCGTCGCCTCGAGGAACTGGACGCGGCGACCCAAGCGGTTCGCGGGTACGTGGGCGGCGTCCGAGCCGTCAATCGGGAGGTCGAGCGCCGGGCCGACCTCGCGCTCGCGAAGGCCAGCCGCCTCGAGCGTGATCGGCCCGCAACCGGTCGAAGCGCGGATCACGATCGTGACCCGCCGAACGACGCCGGGTCCGACGAACCCATCGCCGAGGTAACCGAGGACGACGCGCCGTGGAGGGCGGACGACGGTGCCGGAACCGTCGACGGAAGGAACGACCATACCGGAACCGTCGACGGAATGGATGGTCCGACGACGGGACCGGGGAATCGGTCGGCCGCGAGACGTGCCGACGGCGGCGCACTCCGAACCGATCGACCGCCGGCGGCCGCTGCCGCGGTGCCGAACGCGGACGAGATCGGTCGGATACCCGATGCCGCAACCGATCACGCTGGTTCCGCATCCGACCGTCCCGATGCCGGCGTCCTCGCGAAGCTCCGTGACGTGTTGTGA
- a CDS encoding DUF7311 family protein yields the protein MIRTVLAVVVAVVLLATASPALSDAGHQTTRTELGTVAERLDRIATGLASDSTALADPTLAARTTVSIAVPSGFGSAPVERARIGCLRDDESAIDVGARSEETCRLLLAYRFTGGSTEAHAIPGATLAPATPPIELSTTGTTVQLRYVRRDGTSAVELLPIEPDQP from the coding sequence GTGATCCGAACGGTCCTCGCCGTCGTGGTCGCCGTGGTGCTGCTGGCGACGGCGTCGCCGGCGCTGTCGGACGCCGGCCACCAGACGACGCGAACCGAACTCGGGACCGTCGCGGAGCGGCTCGACCGGATCGCGACCGGGCTCGCGAGCGACTCGACGGCGCTCGCCGACCCGACGCTGGCCGCTCGAACGACCGTCTCGATCGCCGTTCCCTCGGGGTTCGGGTCGGCCCCGGTGGAGCGGGCACGCATCGGGTGTCTGCGGGACGACGAATCCGCGATCGACGTCGGAGCGCGTTCCGAGGAGACCTGCCGGCTACTGCTCGCGTACCGGTTCACCGGCGGGTCGACCGAAGCACACGCCATCCCGGGTGCCACGCTGGCACCGGCAACGCCGCCGATCGAGCTGTCGACGACGGGAACGACCGTCCAGCTCCGGTACGTTCGGCGCGACGGGACGTCCGCGGTCGAACTCCTGCCGATCGAGCCGGACCAGCCGTGA
- a CDS encoding ATPase, T2SS/T4P/T4SS family yields MSPLDRLGDRLPDDVVDGLGSVHDRLVGSADGPRPIVPASEGCACRTAIPEPDVGSRSDRTVLTVDARGCPGDGGLATEPACRSTVVRAIADRDVDVIRVRARGRRFTYRDRAAALLLAAGRFHERVRGFEPRTAAIAARDPIRTAVDAIGRSGPVVEAAAETGLIETTRSADGYEEVLRPSVMPEIATAEVTTRPPPGAQLADRWDTETGATIRIYDHAGAFRTYHLTPPEASLSTRELGIVAAARRRLLEDETDGAREPARAIRAAVREREADRDRAPGTDRNRAPGTDRNRAPGTDRNRAPGTDLGEQKILVDVLRRHTRGYGVLEDVFADDHVSDAFLTPPVAETPLRVVIDGERFPTNVRLPPRGAGTLASRLRRVSGEGFSRASPTLDATIETEHGPVRVAATTRPASDGYGFTFRRGGTEAWTLPRLLECGTMTPAAAGLLSVAVERGVAGLVAGGRGAGKTSTLGALLWELPASTRGVLIEDTPELPVDQLRTAGRDVQRLSVGNGRELAPAEAVHTALRLGDGAIVVGEVRGEEAAALYEAMRVGASGETVLGTIHGTDPEAVRERVVTDLGVPSTAFASTDLLVLLDSHRVVTIAELRTGRNGVVFDRLFERDGDDLVATGRIDRGTSRLVEELARGSESYADVRATIRTRAETIAAHAAAGRTSPDAIGDRETGPDGRKQ; encoded by the coding sequence ATGTCACCGCTCGATCGCCTCGGCGACCGTCTTCCCGACGACGTCGTCGACGGTCTCGGAAGCGTCCACGACCGGCTCGTCGGATCGGCCGACGGGCCGAGGCCGATCGTTCCGGCCAGCGAGGGCTGTGCGTGCCGAACCGCGATCCCCGAACCGGACGTCGGCAGCCGTTCCGACCGAACGGTTCTGACGGTCGACGCACGCGGCTGCCCCGGCGACGGTGGACTGGCGACCGAGCCGGCGTGTCGGTCGACCGTCGTCCGCGCTATAGCCGACCGCGACGTCGACGTGATCCGCGTGCGTGCCCGCGGGCGTCGATTCACCTACCGCGATCGAGCGGCAGCACTCCTTCTCGCCGCCGGTCGGTTCCACGAGCGCGTCCGCGGGTTCGAGCCGCGAACGGCCGCCATCGCGGCGCGGGATCCGATACGGACCGCGGTCGATGCCATCGGGCGTTCCGGGCCGGTCGTGGAGGCGGCCGCCGAAACCGGACTGATCGAGACGACGCGATCGGCGGACGGGTACGAGGAGGTGCTTCGGCCGTCCGTGATGCCGGAGATCGCGACCGCCGAGGTCACGACCCGGCCGCCGCCCGGAGCTCAGCTTGCGGACCGGTGGGACACGGAGACCGGAGCGACGATCCGGATCTACGACCACGCCGGCGCGTTCCGGACCTACCACCTCACGCCGCCGGAGGCGTCGCTGTCGACGCGGGAATTGGGGATCGTCGCCGCAGCCAGACGACGGCTCCTCGAGGACGAGACGGACGGGGCACGGGAACCCGCACGAGCGATCAGGGCGGCCGTTCGTGAACGCGAAGCGGACCGCGATCGTGCTCCCGGAACGGACCGTAACCGTGCTCCCGGAACGGACCGTAACCGTGCTCCCGGAACGGACCGTAACCGTGCTCCCGGAACCGATCTCGGCGAGCAAAAAATCCTCGTTGACGTACTTCGTCGACACACCCGAGGCTACGGCGTGTTGGAGGACGTCTTCGCCGACGACCACGTCTCCGACGCGTTCCTCACGCCGCCGGTCGCGGAGACGCCGCTCCGGGTCGTCATCGACGGGGAACGATTCCCGACGAACGTCCGGCTGCCGCCACGCGGCGCCGGAACGCTGGCCTCCCGACTCCGTCGGGTGTCCGGCGAGGGGTTCTCGCGGGCGTCTCCCACGCTCGATGCGACCATCGAGACCGAGCACGGTCCCGTGCGTGTCGCGGCGACGACCCGACCCGCGAGCGACGGCTACGGGTTCACGTTCCGCCGCGGCGGCACGGAGGCGTGGACGCTCCCGCGGCTGCTCGAGTGCGGAACGATGACGCCGGCCGCCGCGGGCCTGCTCTCGGTGGCGGTCGAGCGCGGGGTCGCCGGACTGGTCGCCGGCGGGCGAGGGGCCGGAAAGACGTCGACGCTCGGCGCACTGTTGTGGGAGCTTCCGGCGTCGACACGCGGGGTACTGATCGAGGACACCCCGGAACTCCCGGTCGATCAGCTCCGAACGGCGGGGCGTGACGTCCAACGCCTCTCGGTCGGAAACGGCCGCGAGCTGGCGCCGGCAGAGGCCGTCCATACCGCGCTCCGGCTCGGCGACGGTGCGATCGTCGTCGGGGAGGTGCGCGGGGAGGAGGCCGCCGCGCTCTACGAGGCGATGCGCGTCGGCGCCAGCGGCGAGACGGTGTTGGGAACCATCCACGGCACCGATCCGGAGGCGGTCCGCGAACGGGTCGTCACCGATCTCGGCGTTCCCTCGACCGCGTTCGCGAGCACGGACCTCCTCGTCCTGCTCGATTCCCATCGCGTGGTCACGATCGCCGAACTCCGGACCGGACGGAACGGCGTCGTCTTCGATCGCCTGTTCGAGCGGGACGGCGACGACCT